A genomic segment from Lytechinus variegatus isolate NC3 chromosome 10, Lvar_3.0, whole genome shotgun sequence encodes:
- the LOC121423228 gene encoding cholesterol 24-hydroxylase-like isoform X2, producing MAIILTVLGYVALLILGIIGVALALLSVAILRTEYNLRDVPTAKNKRAKELGPVYYLRIFWKSHFIASAPEIVKELLLNSKHTKPQEIYRGFQKLYGQRFMGHGLVSEVDHEKWFHRRAIMNPAFRRKYLMSLVDEFNAGSEALCQQLKEKADGKTEVLMLDELNKVTLDVIAKIAFSMDTNAVGDPSCPFPSAITTALRGMQRFHDKPWSTIDPWSSSMRRGTREAISLVRETGREQIQERIQARKRGDHVPNDLLNLILDIAKDLEGDNDFQMENMLDEFVTLFIAGQETTSNLLAFTFVQLGRYPEVAKRLQAEVDEVLGQKHTIQYEDLAKLEYMMRVLKETLRLYTPVGGTTRITAHPITYKGITIPAKANVTVMSVLMSRMEEYFDDPLLFNPDRFKPSEDGSLPRHLYAYFPFSMGQRSCIGQQFALIESRIILAKLLQRFTFRLDQSQSFGILDELTAKPMGRCRNYITLRV from the exons ATGGCCATCATCTTGACTGTTCTTGGGTACGTTGCCCTTCTCATCCTGGGCATAATTGGAGTTGCACTAGCTCTGTTGTCGGTCGCCATTCTCCGGACTGAATACAACCTGAGAGATGTGCCAACTGCAAAAAACAAGAG GGCAAAGGAGCTTGGACCAGTCTATTACTTAAGGATCTTTTGGAAATCACATTTCATCGCGTCAGCACCCGAAATTGTAAAG GAACTGCTCCTGAACAGCAAACATACCAAACCTCAAGAAATTTATCGTGGCTTCCAGAAGTTGTATGGTCAACGATTCATGGGCCATGGACTGGTGTCAGAGGTCGATCACGAGAAGTGGTTTCACAGGAGGGCTATCATGAATCCCGCCTTCAGACGAAA GTATCTTATGAGTCTTGTGGATGAATTCAACGCAGGATCAGAGGCTCTTTGTCAGCAGCTCAAGGAGAAGGCTGATGGTAAAACAGAAGTACTCATGCTAGACGAACTCAACAAGGTGACCTTAGATGTCATTGCAAAG ATTGCATTCAGCATGGATACCAATGCTGTTGGAGATCCAAGTTGTCCCTTCCCATCTGCTATTACAACTGCACTTCGGGGCATGCAGAGGTTTCATGATAAACCCTGGTCTACA ATCGATCCATGGTCTAGTTCCATGCGACGCGGCACTCGCGAAGCCATTAGCCTCGTCAGGGAAACCGGACGGGAACAGATCCAGGAACGCATTCAAGCTCGTAAAAGAGGAGACCATGTTCCCAACGATCTCCTGAACCTCATCCTTGATATAGCCAAAGACCTGGAGGGAGACAACGACTTCCAAATGGAGAATATGCTGGATGAATTCGTAACTCTGTTTATAGCAG GTCAAGAAACAACAAGCAACCTCTTGGCTTTCACATTTGTACAACTTGGACGTTACCCTGAAGTTGCTAAAAG GTTACAAGCCGAGGTTGATGAGGTGCTCGGACAAAAACATACAATCCAATACGAGGATTTGGCTAAACTTGAATACATGATGAGG GTTCTGAAGGAAACCCTTAGGTTGTATACACCTGTTGGAGGTACTACTCGCATTACCGCTCATCCAATTACATACAAAGGCATCACGATACCAGCTAAGGCCAATGTTACC GTTATGTCTGTCCTGATGTCGAGAATGGAGGAATATTTTGATGACCCTCTTCTCTTTAATCCTGATCGATTCAAACCCTCAGAAGACGGATCGCT ACCTCGACATCTCTATGCTTACTTTCCATTTTCTATGGGACAACGATCGTGTATTGGTCAACAGTTTGCTCTG aTCGAATCCCGTATCATCTTGGCTAAGCTCCTCCAACGATTTACATTCCGCCTTGACCAGTCACAAAGCTTTGGCATCTTGGACGAACTAACAGCCAAACCCATGGGAAGATGCAGGAATTACATCACACTAAGGGTCTAG
- the LOC121423249 gene encoding uncharacterized protein LOC121423249: METHFTLHDERSHLLEHDLYDSFFMDQSSTWHPQSIEQRPKSDSGDRSPLPLVTQVTLGFLGLWSPHRKTESTTVISSHSAWGEETLGNNNCRIQQGDDKDDSSKQCVDENDSGYCDRDGDDGNRSRKTLTFDRKKRLIAVNICAFSYLILCCSLMAYNFIKYMKFYWGKKEDVLHLISYFTYLFEVMVIPFWCFYARILYLVLGHRCREYYPLSPAYLSNRVAVLKDSRSGAKGLSWLRLICFLVWPLTNVSLRFANDYYFQSCRTLTTYKETTHWCAFFGYIFYGSFCYLVYIERLSFECEVHQIATFAREQASGNNVDLVRRRISQFYKNYNVLRRLIGAWVAFSIIVATWGITAHIIWNYLIFSDSNIDPQNIPMLNFLNVLIGSQKIMFFVVPFYAIGGLNLEHVWKRLKYEIVKCRQYDYDAYWTAINRYIYEINVDYSGDLTPTLIFSAIGFYLGHIGKDFQEHTRWNYPMTDCLNGTRYK, translated from the exons ATGGAGACTCATTTCACTCTACACGATGAAAGATCCCATCTCCTAGAGCATGATCTTTATGATAGTTTCTTCATGGATCAGTCCAGTACATGGCATCCTCAATCAATCGAGCAACGTCCGAAGAGCGATTCTGGGGATAGATCTCCCCTGCCGCTGGTCACCCAAGTCACTCTGGGGTTCCTCGGTCTCTGGAGTCCGCACCGAAAAACGGAATCAACGACAGTCATCTCGTCACATTCCGCTTGGGGGGAAGAAACACTGGGCAACAACAACTGCAGGATCCAACAAGGAGACGACAAGGACGATTCTTCCAAACAATGTGTCGATGAGAATGACAGCGGGTACTGTGACAGGGATGGTGACGATGGAAATCGGTCAAGGAAAACATTAACTTTTGATCGAAAGA aACGGTTGATCGCTGTCAATATTTGCGCATTCTCGTACCTCATATTATGCTGTTCCCTGATGGCGTACAACTTCATTAAATACATGAAGTTCTACTGGGGGAAGAAAGAAGACGTTCTCCATCTCATATCGTACTTCACGTACCTCTTCGAGGTCATGGTCATACCTTTTTGGTGTTTCTACGCTCGAATCCTCTACCTGGTTCTTGGTCACCGCTGTCGGGAGTACTATCCCCTCTCTCCTGCGTATCTTTCAAATCGCGTGGCGGTCCTGAAGGATTCACGCTCCGGCGCCAAAGGCCTCTCTTGGCTTCGTTTAATTTGCTTTCTGGTGTGGCCGTTGACCAATGTCTCACTTCGATTTGCCAACGACTACTACTTCCAATCTTGTCGGACCCTGACAACCTATAAAGAAACCACCCACTGGTGCGCTTTCTTTGGATACATATTCTATGGTAGTTTTTGCTACCTCGTCTACATTGAACGCCTATCGTTTGAATGTGAAGTTCATCAGATTGCTACTTTCGCCCGCGAGCAGGCATCGGGTAATAACGTTGATCTTGTCCGCAGGAGAATTTCACAATTCTACAAGAATTATAACGTGCTGCGTCGACTCATCGGGGCGTGGGTGGCTTTCTCCATTATTGTGGCGACTTGGGGAATTACTGCCCATATCATTTGGAATTACCTCATTTTCAGCGATAGCAATATCGACCCTCAAAACATCCCGATGTTGAACTTCCTCAATGTGCTGATCGGCTCACAGAAGATTATGTTCTTCGTCGTTCCATTTTACGCAATCGGGGGGCTCAATCTAGAACACGTCTGGAAGCGTTTGAAGTACGAAATTGTAAAATGTCGACAGTACGACTATGACGCATACTGGACGGCCATTAACAGATACATATATGAGATCAATGTCGACTACTCGGGTGACCTTACGCCAACGCTGATCTTCAGTGCCATCGGCTTTTACCTGGGTCATATCGGGAAGGATTTCCAAGAGCATACAAGGTGGAACTATCCAATGACCGACTGCCTTAATGGGACACGTTACAAATAG
- the LOC121423228 gene encoding cholesterol 24-hydroxylase-like isoform X1, producing MAIILTVLGYVALLILGIIGVALALLSVAILRTEYNLRDVPTAKNKSFFLGDIKYLGNFKEKVDVPLANVLFLMAKELGPVYYLRIFWKSHFIASAPEIVKELLLNSKHTKPQEIYRGFQKLYGQRFMGHGLVSEVDHEKWFHRRAIMNPAFRRKYLMSLVDEFNAGSEALCQQLKEKADGKTEVLMLDELNKVTLDVIAKIAFSMDTNAVGDPSCPFPSAITTALRGMQRFHDKPWSTIDPWSSSMRRGTREAISLVRETGREQIQERIQARKRGDHVPNDLLNLILDIAKDLEGDNDFQMENMLDEFVTLFIAGQETTSNLLAFTFVQLGRYPEVAKRLQAEVDEVLGQKHTIQYEDLAKLEYMMRVLKETLRLYTPVGGTTRITAHPITYKGITIPAKANVTVMSVLMSRMEEYFDDPLLFNPDRFKPSEDGSLPRHLYAYFPFSMGQRSCIGQQFALIESRIILAKLLQRFTFRLDQSQSFGILDELTAKPMGRCRNYITLRV from the exons ATGGCCATCATCTTGACTGTTCTTGGGTACGTTGCCCTTCTCATCCTGGGCATAATTGGAGTTGCACTAGCTCTGTTGTCGGTCGCCATTCTCCGGACTGAATACAACCTGAGAGATGTGCCAACTGCAAAAAACAAGAG TTTCTTTCTGGGAGATATCAAATATCTAGGAAACTTTAAGGAAAAGGTTGATGTACCTCTGGCAAACGTCCTATTTTTGAT GGCAAAGGAGCTTGGACCAGTCTATTACTTAAGGATCTTTTGGAAATCACATTTCATCGCGTCAGCACCCGAAATTGTAAAG GAACTGCTCCTGAACAGCAAACATACCAAACCTCAAGAAATTTATCGTGGCTTCCAGAAGTTGTATGGTCAACGATTCATGGGCCATGGACTGGTGTCAGAGGTCGATCACGAGAAGTGGTTTCACAGGAGGGCTATCATGAATCCCGCCTTCAGACGAAA GTATCTTATGAGTCTTGTGGATGAATTCAACGCAGGATCAGAGGCTCTTTGTCAGCAGCTCAAGGAGAAGGCTGATGGTAAAACAGAAGTACTCATGCTAGACGAACTCAACAAGGTGACCTTAGATGTCATTGCAAAG ATTGCATTCAGCATGGATACCAATGCTGTTGGAGATCCAAGTTGTCCCTTCCCATCTGCTATTACAACTGCACTTCGGGGCATGCAGAGGTTTCATGATAAACCCTGGTCTACA ATCGATCCATGGTCTAGTTCCATGCGACGCGGCACTCGCGAAGCCATTAGCCTCGTCAGGGAAACCGGACGGGAACAGATCCAGGAACGCATTCAAGCTCGTAAAAGAGGAGACCATGTTCCCAACGATCTCCTGAACCTCATCCTTGATATAGCCAAAGACCTGGAGGGAGACAACGACTTCCAAATGGAGAATATGCTGGATGAATTCGTAACTCTGTTTATAGCAG GTCAAGAAACAACAAGCAACCTCTTGGCTTTCACATTTGTACAACTTGGACGTTACCCTGAAGTTGCTAAAAG GTTACAAGCCGAGGTTGATGAGGTGCTCGGACAAAAACATACAATCCAATACGAGGATTTGGCTAAACTTGAATACATGATGAGG GTTCTGAAGGAAACCCTTAGGTTGTATACACCTGTTGGAGGTACTACTCGCATTACCGCTCATCCAATTACATACAAAGGCATCACGATACCAGCTAAGGCCAATGTTACC GTTATGTCTGTCCTGATGTCGAGAATGGAGGAATATTTTGATGACCCTCTTCTCTTTAATCCTGATCGATTCAAACCCTCAGAAGACGGATCGCT ACCTCGACATCTCTATGCTTACTTTCCATTTTCTATGGGACAACGATCGTGTATTGGTCAACAGTTTGCTCTG aTCGAATCCCGTATCATCTTGGCTAAGCTCCTCCAACGATTTACATTCCGCCTTGACCAGTCACAAAGCTTTGGCATCTTGGACGAACTAACAGCCAAACCCATGGGAAGATGCAGGAATTACATCACACTAAGGGTCTAG